The following proteins are encoded in a genomic region of Diabrotica virgifera virgifera chromosome 1, PGI_DIABVI_V3a:
- the LOC114328746 gene encoding chymotrypsin inhibitor-like: MKTIILFAFLIFAIAHIQCEKDLCGPNEHFKECKSCCSELTCQQRTVCRPTGCVCLPGYTRKSENGPCVQRCHIKRDK, translated from the exons ATGAAGACTATAATCTTATTTGCCTTTTTAATTTTCGCGATTGCACATATCCAGTGCGAAAAAG atctTTGTGGTCCCAATGAGCACTTTAAAGAATGCAAATCTTGTTGTTCAGAATTAACATGCCAGCAGAGAACCGTATGCCGTCCTACAGGCTGTGTTTGTCTACCAGGATACACCAGAAAGTCCGAAAATGGGCCTTGTGTACAAAGATGTCATATTAAAAGGGATAAGTAG